The DNA segment CTGGGGGATCTTCCTGGCCGAGCCCGTGGCCGACCGCCGGATCGGCTTCGGGGACGCGATGGGGCAGCCCTCTTGGTCGGTCGTCCCCGGCGAGCATCGCAACGTGCTCCGGCGCCTGATCGTGACCCAGGGCGACACCGAACCCGCGAGCGTCGAGCAGCAGCGCATGCTGGGCCACACCGCCCCAGCCTCTACGACCTTAGGAACCTCTTCCAGGTGAACGTGGAGGAAGGCCGGCACCTTTGGGCCATGGTCTACCTCCTCCACCGCCACTTCGGCCGCGACGGCCGCGAGGAGGCGGAGGAGCTCCTGCAGAGGCGGAGCGGCAGCCCGGACAAGCCCCGCATCCTGGGCGCCTTCAACGCCCCCATCGAGAACTGGCTGGACTTCTTCATGTTCACCATGTTCACGGACCGGGACGGCAAGTATCAGCTCCTGGCCCTGGCGGAGAGCGGCTTCGACCCCCTCGCCCGGACGACCCGCTTCATGCTCACCGAAGAGGCCCACCACATGTTCGTGGGGGAATCGGGGGTGGAGCGCATCGTGCAGCGCACGGCCGAGCTCATGAAGCAGGAGACCAATGGGGACGTGCGCGCCTTAGGGGGCATCGACCTCCCCACGATCCAAAAGTACTTGAACCTGTGGTTCGCGCTCTCCCTGGACCTCTTCGGAGGGGAGATCTCGAGCAACGCCGCCTCATTCTTCGCCGCCGGCCTCAAGGGCCGCTACAAGGAAGAGAGCTATCCCGACCACCTCGCCCTCGACCAGTCTTACCGGATGAGCGTTCTCGAGGACGGCCGGGTGACGGAGGTCGAGGTCCCCCTGCGAAACTCAATGAATGAGGTCTTGCGCGACGCCTACGTGGAGGACTGCCAGCGAGGGGTGGACCGCTGGAACAAGCGCCTTCAGGAAGCGGGCCTTGAGGGGCGCCTGTCCCTGCCCAGCAAGCGCTTCTACCGTCACATCGGCCTCTACGCCGAACAGCCGTTCGATGTCGATGGGCGGCTCCTGGGCAAGCCGGAATGGGAGCGGCGCCGGGACGAGTGGCTCCCCACGGAGGCGGACCGAGCCTACATCGCCAGCCTCCAGAAGCCGGTCCGGGAGGCGGGAAAGATTGCGAATTGGATCGGAAAGCCGCCCCGGGGCATCAAGGGCCTGCCCTTCGAATACGAGTACGTCCGTCTGGACTAGCGAGCCGCGCTCACGCCCCCGCGCAGAGCTCCCTCAGGCGGAAGCGGCCCGTCTTGGCTCGGGGGTGAGGGCCCGGCGCCCGGCGTTGGCCGCCCGCTGCAGGCGGGCCACGTCCTCGGGGAGGAAGACCGGAATGTCGAGGCCTCCCGTCACGTCCTGGGCCTGCTTGGCCAGGCGGTTGTAGTTCTCGACGTAGCCGAGGGCGCTGGCCGCGGAGGCGGGCGTGCCCTTCAGGCTAGCGTTGGCCATGCGGGCCGTGGCCCGGGCCATCCCCCGGAGCGAGACCTCGAGCACGCGGGCAATGCCCCGCCGGGCGTTGGCGATGAGGCCTCCCGTGACGCTCATGAGCCGTCCGTGGAGGTCGGCCTCGTGGCAGAGCAGCCGGGCCGCGCGCCGGCTGTAGCCGACGAGCTCCGCCTGGCGGCCTTCGGCCCTGAGGCTAGCCAGCTGCTGCTCGACCAGAGCGAGATCCTCCCGCACGGCGTCGAGGGCCGCCACCGCCTGGCGGTGGGCCTCCTCGAAGGCGGCCACCGCCTCCAGGGGCCGGCGGATCCAGCGCGGGAACAGGGTATCCACTCCGCGCGAGCGCATGTCGGCGATGTCGTGGGACAGTCGGGATTCGACCTCGGTTCGGTCCAGGTCCGCGAAAGCGGCGAACTGATCCAGGGTCTCCCGAGCCGCGTCATATTGAGTCAGGAGTTCGGCGTTCACGAGCACCTCCCGGGGAAGCACCGGACAGACCGGGCGCGCAGCAGTCTGATCGGCCCTAGCGGGGGGCGGGTGGTACCCCCGGCCGACCGAACCCGCCATTCATGGCGGGTGTCTTCAGGCTCGCCGCGTTCGAGGGCCTCCTCCTCGATCCGAGGCGAGTCTAGTGTGCTCTGCATCACGACAGCTACTGTACTCAGGTACGGTTTTCGTACAGTCATTAGCCTGGCCGAGTATATATATCGGCCAGGCCTAGATGCAAGTCTCACCAGACTGCCCATATGGACCCCCAGGGTGTGTTGCCCGGTGATCTCCATGGTATTATGTATACGGGAACCGTGCCTACAGTGGACAGACCGCCGAGTCGGGCATATCTCCTTTCGCCTCACTCATTTGTGCTGGAGGAGCTAGGTCGTTGGCTCCTGCCTTCCGGGATCCCGTACGAGAGGATCCGTCTCGCCTACTCCCTGGCCCCCCGACCCGGTCCCCTCGTCATGAAGCGTGGCTCGGTTTGCGTCGTGGACGCCTGCTTCCCCCCGGCAGGAACGGAGTCCCTGGTCTCCACGGTCCTGTCCGGCTCCCCCGACGCCCGGATCCTGGTCGCGGCCGAGGAGCTCACGGAAGCCTTCGCCTTCCCTCTGCTGCGCCTGGGAGTGAAGGGGCTCATGACCTATGCCCACACCCGGCGGGAGCTCCTCCCCGCCCTGGCCGCGGTCGCCAAGGGCGGTTACTGGGTTCCCCGCGGCTTGCTCTCACGCTTCCTGGACGTGCTTCTGGCCAAGGTGCCGGCGCCGCCCGTGCCCCACACCATCCTCAGCCGGCGCGAGCAGGACGTGCTGGAGCTCCTCCTTCAGAACCTGGCCAACAAGGAGATCGCGGGGAGACTGAACATCTCGGAGCGCACGGTGAAGTTTCACGTCTCGAACCTGCTCGCCAAGTTCTCGGTCCAACGGCGCGCCGACCTGATCCTCCACTCCTTCCAGTCCCATTCGATTCCCCCTCAACCGGGGCGTGCAAGTCTGGAGGACACGGCCCCCCACGTCCCGCGATTCACGCCGCCCCGCGTGGCCGGCTGAGGCCGGGGTCGTTCATGCTAGATTTTGCTCGTGGACGCCACGAGCCAGCCCCGGGTGAAGATCTGCTGCATACGCAGCGTGACCGAGGCTTGGATGGCCATCCGCCACGGCGCCTCCGCCCTGGGCCTGGTCTCCGAGATGCCGAGCGGGCCGGGCGTGATCGCGGAGGAGACGATTGCTGAGATCGCGCGCACCGTCCCGCCTGGGGTGGGGTCCTTCCTGCTCACCAGCCGACAGGATGCAGCGTCCATCATCGAGCAACAGCGAAGGCTGCGCGTCAGCACCCTGCAGATCTGCGATCGTCTGACATCGGGCCGCCACCGCGACCTGCGCGCGGCCTTGCCAGGCATCGGGATCGTGCAGGTGGTCCATGTCGTCGGCCCGGAATCGGTTGCGGAGGCGGTCGGGGTGGCTCCTGAAGTGGACGCGATTCTTCTCGACTCCGGAAACCCGGGCCGAGCCGTGAAGGAGCTGGGGGGTACCGGACGCCGGCACGACTGGCGGCTCAGCCGGCGCATCCGGGAGGCGGTCGCGGTCCCCATCTTCCTTGCCGGAGGTCTCGACCCCGACAACGTGGCCGAGGCCGTGGCTGAGGTCGGGCCCTTCGCGCTGGACGTCTGCTCCGGGCTGCGCACGGGCGGAGAGCTGGACGAGAACAAAGTATCTCGATTTTTCGCGGCCATCGCGTCCTGAGGCACCCCAAGAGGCCTGGTGATGAGCGCCTCCATCTTTACGTCTCATGGATTGTGATTGTGTGGGATGGAGAATTCGGGTGGTTACAACATGACTGGAACCCACGGAAGAGGGCCGATCGGAACAGGAGTGTTCTTGCTGGGAGCGAATGCTCGCACACCGGAAGTCCAAGAGGCTGAGCTTTGGCTATCACTCCTTTTCGTCCCCGTGGCTCCGCTCGCGAGGTGGCGTCTGAAGATCGTGGTCAGAGACGGCCAGGAAGGAGCTTCTGAGAGCCTTGAGATTCAGGCTCTGGAGAAGCTGCGTCTGCAACCCCTGGCCGCAATCCGCCGTTTTTGTGTCGGCATTGCCCTGGCCGGGCTGACTTGCCTACCCTTGGCAATTGCCTTGTCCAAGGTCGGAACCCCCTGGGCGGCCGCCCTCCTATCCCCTCTTCTGGGCGCGCTCCTGCCGCCGTCTCTGCTGGATAAGACAGCAATAGCAGCAGAGGCCGGTCTGCTTGTGGCCGGTGCGCTCATGCCGACTCTCTTGGTGAGCGAGCTGGACGCCCGCGCCATCCGCGTTCCCTTTGCCGCGCTGCGTAGGGGCGCGGTCTTCCCCCCTCAGGAGGGATGAGCCCTCGAACCGTCTCACGGCCGGCGCTGACGACCGTGCTATCGTTTCGCGGTGGGCTCGACGAGGACGGCCGTGGGCGGCACGGCCTGGCTGTTCCTGCGTCTCCTCGGCCTGACCTACCTCGTCGCCTTTCTCTCCCTTGCCGGGCAGGTGCAGGGTCTCATCGGTCCCCAGGGCCTGCTCCCGGCGGCGGGCTTGCTCGACTCCCTCTCCGCTCGCCTCGGGCCTGAACGTTTTTGGCTCTTGCCCACCGTGTTCTGGCTCGGGGCGGGGGAGGCCGCCTTGCGGGCCGGCGCCCTCGCGGGCATCCTTCTTTCCCTGCTGCTGGTGGTGGGCGTCCTGCCCCTGCCGACCCTGGGCTTGCTCTGGGCCCTTTATCTGTCGTTCACGAACGTGGGCCAGGTCTTCCTGGGATATCAGTGGGACAGCCTGCTCCTCGAAGCAGGCTTCCTGGCCCTGTTCCTAGCGCCCCCCCGCCTGTATCCGCGGCCGGGGCGGGAGTCCGAGCCGTCGCTGCTCGCCCTCTGGCTGCTTCGCTTTCTGCTCTTCCGGTTGATGCTGAGCTCGGGTCTGGTGAAGCTCGAGAGCGGCGATCCGTCGTGGTGGGGGCTCACCGCCCTTCGCGTCCACTACGAGACGCAGCCCTTGCCCACCTGGGTCGCGTGGTGGGCGCACCAGCTCCCCCCGTGGTTCCACACCCTCTCGGGCGTGCTCATGTTCGTGGCGGAGCTGGGAGTGCCGTTCCTCCTTTTCGCGCCGCGGCGGCTGCGAATCGCGGGGGCGGCGGCTCTGGCCGGCTTCCAGCTCCTGATCGCGGCCACCGGCAACTACGGCTTCTTCAACCTCCTGACCATCGTCCTCTGTGTGCTGGCCCTCGACGACCTTGCCCTGCCCTCTCGCCTGCGTGCGCGGCTCTCCGCCCCCGGAGCGCGCCCACCCCGACCCTGGCCGGTCTGGCTCCTCGCGCCGGTGGCCGCGCTCGTCGTGTTCGTATCCCTGGCCCAGATGGCGGGACGCGCCGGCCGCGACCTCCCCTGGCCCTCCGCGGCCCTCGCCCTCTTCCGCACGGTGGCACCGTTCCGCACCATCAACCCCTACGGCCTTTTTGCCGTCATGACGACCTCGCGCCCGGAGATCGTGGTGGAGGGGAGCTCGGACGGGGAGACCTGGAGGGCCTACGAGTTCAGGTGGAAAGCGGGCGACGTCACGCGCGCCCCGGCCTTCGTCGCCCCCCACCAGCCGCGGCTGGACTGGCAGATGTGGTTCGCCGCCCTCGAGTCCTGCGAGGACAACCCCTGGTTCGTGCGCTTCTTAGTGAAACTGCTCGAAGGCTCGCCGCCGGTCCTGGGCCTGCTCGGCACGAACCCCTTTCCGGACCGCCCCCCGCGCTTCGTGCGCGCGGTGCTCTACGACTACCGCTTCACCCGCCCGGCCCGGCCTTGGAGCGAGCGCGCCTGGTGGACCCGCGAGCGGACGGGTCTCTACTGCCCGGTGCTGTCGCGTGAAGGCGAGTGAGCGCCGGAGAGGAGGGCCCGCACTGACCCCGCGACCGCGGTCTGGGTGAGGCGCATGGCTTCCGCGCTCTCGTACTTTTGACGGGGCCAGAAGAACCCCCGCAGGCCGTCCTTGAAGCGGCGCGGCACGACGTGGACGTGGAGATGGGGGACGCTTTGGCTCACCCGGTTGTTGAGGGCCACGAAGGTCCCCTCCGCGGACATCGCCTCCTGGACGGCCCGGGCGAGGAGGCGCGCGGCCAGAAAGAGCGGGGCCACGAGGCCCGGGGGCAGGTCGAGCAGGGTCTCATGGTGGGCCCGGGGCACGAGCAGGCAATGGCCGGGAAAGAGCGGACGGTGATCCAGAAAGGCCACCGCGGTCTCGTCTTCCAGGACGAAAAGGGCCTCCGACCGGCCGTCCACGATCGCGCAGAACGCGCAGCCGGCGCGGGTGGGGGTCGCCACCGCTACTCCTCTCCAAGCCCCGACGGGCGGGACCGCTGCCGAAGCCCCGGTGTCATTTCCGTCGGCCCTTTTCCCGGCTATTGAGCGTCCAGTCGTAGTCCGTTGCCTCGAGCTTGAAGGCACCGCCGAGGAGCAGGGACTTCTCGGGACCCTCGGGATAGAACCCGGCCAGGTACTTGCCGATCGCCTCCGGGGTGCCCCCGAAGTCTTCGCGGTACCACTCGACCAGGATCGGGCTCGCGTAGACGACGCCTTCGGCGACCGCCACGCGGTTCTTGGCCGGGCTCTCCCGGAGGAAGATCCGCGCCTGATCGGCGAGCTGGTCTTCCAGGCGCGCCCCCGTGTAGGCCTCGCTCCGGAGGGGAGGGCAACCCAAAGCCGCGCAGACGAGGGCGAAGTGGATGCGCGGCTCCGCGAACTGCTTGCGGATGATGTCGTGCTCCACGTTGTCCAGGTGGTAGACCTGCCCGCCCGCCCTCACCAGCTTTTCCCGCCACGGCCCCCCGCCGCCGCCGACGGCGAACCCCGACTCGCTAATGTTGCGGATGGACTCCCGCTCCCCGTGGAGGAGGATGGCCTCAATCGTGTAGGCGTTGTAGGTGTTGATCCAGTAGGCCAG comes from the Vicinamibacteria bacterium genome and includes:
- a CDS encoding response regulator transcription factor; translation: MLEELGRWLLPSGIPYERIRLAYSLAPRPGPLVMKRGSVCVVDACFPPAGTESLVSTVLSGSPDARILVAAEELTEAFAFPLLRLGVKGLMTYAHTRRELLPALAAVAKGGYWVPRGLLSRFLDVLLAKVPAPPVPHTILSRREQDVLELLLQNLANKEIAGRLNISERTVKFHVSNLLAKFSVQRRADLILHSFQSHSIPPQPGRASLEDTAPHVPRFTPPRVAG
- a CDS encoding lipase maturation factor family protein, which codes for MGGTAWLFLRLLGLTYLVAFLSLAGQVQGLIGPQGLLPAAGLLDSLSARLGPERFWLLPTVFWLGAGEAALRAGALAGILLSLLLVVGVLPLPTLGLLWALYLSFTNVGQVFLGYQWDSLLLEAGFLALFLAPPRLYPRPGRESEPSLLALWLLRFLLFRLMLSSGLVKLESGDPSWWGLTALRVHYETQPLPTWVAWWAHQLPPWFHTLSGVLMFVAELGVPFLLFAPRRLRIAGAAALAGFQLLIAATGNYGFFNLLTIVLCVLALDDLALPSRLRARLSAPGARPPRPWPVWLLAPVAALVVFVSLAQMAGRAGRDLPWPSAALALFRTVAPFRTINPYGLFAVMTTSRPEIVVEGSSDGETWRAYEFRWKAGDVTRAPAFVAPHQPRLDWQMWFAALESCEDNPWFVRFLVKLLEGSPPVLGLLGTNPFPDRPPRFVRAVLYDYRFTRPARPWSERAWWTRERTGLYCPVLSREGE
- a CDS encoding HIT family protein, whose translation is MATPTRAGCAFCAIVDGRSEALFVLEDETAVAFLDHRPLFPGHCLLVPRAHHETLLDLPPGLVAPLFLAARLLARAVQEAMSAEGTFVALNNRVSQSVPHLHVHVVPRRFKDGLRGFFWPRQKYESAEAMRLTQTAVAGSVRALLSGAHSPSRDSTGQ
- a CDS encoding DUF547 domain-containing protein; translated protein: MTSSRTLALALAAALCARSSPAQSTSFDHSLFDTLLRKHVAGGLVDYNGFKKAREFPAYLEGLAGADPARLSPPERLAYWINTYNAYTIEAILLHGERESIRNISESGFAVGGGGGPWREKLVRAGGQVYHLDNVEHDIIRKQFAEPRIHFALVCAALGCPPLRSEAYTGARLEDQLADQARIFLRESPAKNRVAVAEGVVYASPILVEWYREDFGGTPEAIGKYLAGFYPEGPEKSLLLGGAFKLEATDYDWTLNSREKGRRK
- a CDS encoding phosphoribosylanthranilate isomerase → MKICCIRSVTEAWMAIRHGASALGLVSEMPSGPGVIAEETIAEIARTVPPGVGSFLLTSRQDAASIIEQQRRLRVSTLQICDRLTSGRHRDLRAALPGIGIVQVVHVVGPESVAEAVGVAPEVDAILLDSGNPGRAVKELGGTGRRHDWRLSRRIREAVAVPIFLAGGLDPDNVAEAVAEVGPFALDVCSGLRTGGELDENKVSRFFAAIAS